The Rhodothermales bacterium genome window below encodes:
- a CDS encoding DEDD exonuclease domain-containing protein — translation MSIDDVTFVVTDTETTGAIAGRDRLIEIGAVKIRGGKVVDRYTQLVNPGCAIPHRITRLTGISTSMVFDQPSAESILPSFMHFLSEGVFVAHNLAFDRRVINDELLRAGMGPMDNEQLCTLRLARRLLPGLRSRGLSSLVDFFQIQMERRHRALDDAEATGEILLRLLSRVALELGSTSLQDLLHRQHQAYGRTVPRHIRSIRSSLKGRLPRRPGVYFMKDADGRIVYIGKAKSLRSRVSSYFNAIEAQPARVRQMLDVVRDVSWEETSTELEALLAESRLIKELRPRFNRALKRYSTRPFIKLDVSSPFPAISSARYIVDDKAEYYGPVRGQKYAAWVVELINRMFGLRECDERTLSLGRRCFYGEVGRCRMPCEDDDRSAYDAQVERVRDFLQGKDGEIVARLEKEMRACAEQELFEDARLYRDSLERLRRLIDRDEVIAAPVFARNAVLILPGADELRTHLYFIRFGRLARTLELSADPADAEQRSVRFLVGKVFNANEPRPERYMREEIDEVRILANWIFSNRRNTTTLHWSATMRGSEFAAEIVDAVAALSGTETVNESVAAA, via the coding sequence ATGTCGATCGACGACGTCACCTTCGTGGTCACGGACACGGAGACCACCGGCGCTATAGCAGGTCGGGATCGCCTCATCGAGATCGGGGCTGTCAAGATCCGTGGCGGGAAGGTTGTTGACCGTTATACGCAGCTGGTAAACCCTGGCTGTGCGATTCCGCATCGTATCACGCGTCTCACGGGGATCAGCACCTCGATGGTGTTCGATCAGCCGTCCGCGGAGAGCATCCTCCCGTCGTTCATGCACTTCCTGTCGGAAGGCGTGTTCGTGGCACATAATCTTGCCTTTGATCGCCGCGTGATCAACGATGAACTCCTGCGGGCGGGTATGGGCCCCATGGACAACGAACAGCTCTGCACGCTCCGACTCGCACGGCGCCTGCTTCCGGGGCTGCGGTCAAGAGGCCTCAGCAGTCTCGTCGACTTCTTCCAGATCCAGATGGAGCGTCGCCACCGTGCACTGGACGATGCCGAGGCAACGGGCGAGATTCTGCTCCGTCTCCTTTCGAGGGTGGCGCTGGAACTTGGCTCAACATCGCTGCAAGATCTGCTTCACCGGCAGCATCAGGCGTACGGTCGCACCGTTCCCAGGCATATCCGATCCATTCGATCCTCGTTGAAAGGACGCTTGCCGCGACGACCCGGTGTCTACTTCATGAAGGATGCGGACGGCCGCATCGTGTATATCGGCAAGGCCAAGAGCCTCCGGAGTCGTGTCAGTTCGTATTTCAATGCGATCGAGGCACAACCGGCGCGCGTCCGGCAGATGCTGGATGTCGTTCGGGACGTCAGCTGGGAAGAGACGTCCACGGAGCTTGAGGCGCTCCTTGCGGAATCACGCCTCATCAAGGAACTGCGACCACGATTCAACCGCGCGCTGAAGAGGTATTCGACCCGGCCATTCATCAAGCTTGATGTGAGTTCGCCGTTTCCGGCGATATCATCTGCCAGATATATCGTCGACGACAAGGCAGAGTATTACGGGCCGGTTCGGGGTCAGAAGTATGCGGCGTGGGTTGTCGAGCTCATCAACCGCATGTTTGGATTGCGCGAATGCGATGAACGGACGCTCAGTTTGGGCCGGCGATGCTTCTACGGTGAGGTGGGTCGCTGCCGGATGCCCTGCGAGGACGACGACCGGTCAGCGTACGACGCCCAGGTAGAGCGCGTACGTGACTTCCTCCAGGGTAAAGACGGTGAGATCGTTGCGCGTCTGGAGAAGGAAATGCGAGCATGTGCGGAGCAGGAGCTATTCGAAGACGCCCGCCTGTATCGCGATTCTCTGGAGAGATTGCGGCGGCTGATCGATCGCGATGAAGTGATCGCCGCGCCCGTGTTTGCCAGAAACGCGGTGCTCATCCTACCTGGAGCGGATGAACTCCGGACACACCTCTACTTCATTCGCTTTGGGCGTCTGGCGCGTACTCTTGAGCTGTCAGCAGACCCGGCTGACGCCGAGCAGCGATCCGTCCGGTTTCTCGTCGGCAAGGTGTTCAATGCGAATGAGCCGAGGCCGGAACGGTACATGAGAGAAGAGATAGATGAAGTACGCATTCTCGCTAACTGGATCTTCAGCAACCGGCGCAACACGACGACACTGCACTGGTCGGCGACTATGCGTGGTTCCGAATTCGCAGCGGAAATAGTCGACGCCGTCGCCGCACTGTCGGGGACCGAAACAGTGAATGAGTCGGTCGCAGCAGCCTGA